One genomic window of Anthonomus grandis grandis chromosome 3, icAntGran1.3, whole genome shotgun sequence includes the following:
- the LOC126734230 gene encoding uncharacterized protein LOC126734230, with the protein MSTTTFDELNVKLEFKLIHKNVVRLSISATERLCVALRYLASGNTFTDLRYTYRLGISTISTVVEEVSIVIWTLLKDECMGIPSTKKWENISMEFEELANFPNCIGAVDGKHIRIIKPTKSGSLFFNYKHFFSVLLLAVCDRIIALLMSMLEHMESFLIQQYSKKVRFGKNFKRIH; encoded by the exons ATGAGTACTACGACCTTCGACGAATTGAATGTAAAACTAGAATTCAAGTTGATCCATAAAAATGTAGTTAGGCTATCTATATCGGCGACCGAACGACTGTGTGTTGCTCTCag atatttggCAAGTGGCAACACATTTACAGATTTACGTTATACATATCGACTGGGCATTTCAACTATCAGCACTGTTGTGGAAGAAGTTAGTATCGTTATTTGGACTTTGCTCAAGGATGAATGTATGGGAATACCAAGTACTAAAAAATGGGAAAACATTTCCATGGAATTTGAAGAGCTCGCAAATTTTCCCAATTGTATTGGGGCCGTCGACGGCAAACATATCAGAATTATTAAGCCGACAAAAAGTGGCTCTCTCTTCTTCAATTATAAGCATTTCTTCTCAGTCCTTTTATTAGCCGTTTGTGACCGAATTATTGCTTTACTTATGTCGATGTTGGAGCATATGGAAAGTTTTCTGATTCAACAGTATTCAAAAAAGGTCCGTTTTGGCAAAAACTTCAAAAGGATTCATTAA